In the Cryptococcus neoformans var. neoformans JEC21 chromosome 1, complete sequence genome, one interval contains:
- a CDS encoding expressed protein produces the protein MKECGLMHGNYGIPDDNYKFIKNFQARSHHHLSVHEFLVLDGKTILIESPIITIHDLQPYNGEKEQDWILAGSFQEVDIETGGVLFEWNSLEHVDPSYSALP, from the exons ATGAAGGAGTGTGGTCTGATGCACGGCAATTATGGGATTCCCGATGACAATTACAAATTTATCAAAAATTTTCAAGCTCGAAgccatcaccatctttcTGTCCATGAGTTTTTGGTTCTCGATGGTAAGACGATCTTGATTGAGAGTCCTATTATTACCATCCACGACTTGCAGCCGTAcaatggagagaaggagcaggatTGGATCCTTGCTGGTAGCTTCCAAG AAGTTGACATTGAGACCGGAGGAGTTCTTTTCGAATGGAACAGTCTTGAACATGTTGATCCTTCCT ACAGTGCTCTCCCCTAA
- a CDS encoding transporter, putative, producing the protein MASSPVHSIDDGHSRPQSDISSNEKYEPEKAEFTSTSIIATKDWTDAEERRVVLKLDLTVMALLVFGFFCFQLERGNIANAVSSTLLTDVGLTQDQYNTGQGLLYLGIVLLEVPSQMVVQRIGPQKWLTFQVLAFGLVATFQMFMNSYGSFLATRILLGVCECGYIPGALYTISTFYKRSELGGRNAVLFIGNVLVSGVGGLMASGILRLSGALKPWQYLFLIEGCLSIFCFLVFLTFLPNSPKNPLPLLFKRLTLFTPREREIILARVVIDDEHKFDTHRPLTRQEILGTLGNWRNYPHVLMAISLISTTAAMGQYLPTLIKGFGFDTIKANALSSVGGWISLLLMITYGFVSDRFKNKGLIVILGCLPYLIFWIAFQSESSTSNRWAKYATLTLTSGYSVCWHPLNATWLSLNQKTPQQRAIAMAMFVMAANLGGLIGSQLLRANDAPTYPTGFRVTVCLVAFGNACAIFQHFQYRWSNKRNEKKLARGEKLREDRVATYIY; encoded by the exons ATGGCTTCCTCCCCCGTCCACAGCATCGATGACGGCCACTCTCGTCCTCAATCCGATATTTCAA GTAACGAAAAATATGAACCGGAAAAGGCGGAATTCACATCCACAAGTATTATAGCCACCAAGGACTGGACAGATGCAGAAGAACGACGAGTGGTTCTCAAGCTTGACTTGACAGTCATGGCCTTATTAGTCTTTGGTTTCTTCTGTTTCCAGCTCGAACGAGG CAATATTGCGAACGCTGTATCCTCGACCCTCCTGACAGATGTTGGCCTCACTCAAGATCAGTATAATACCGGTCAAGGTTTACTGTACCTTGGCATTGTCCTTCTAGA AGTGCCTTCCCAGATGGTTGTCCAGCGTATTGGTCCCCAAAAGTGGCTCACCTTCCAGGTTCTCGCCTTTGGCCTTGTCGCTACTTTCCAGATGTTCATGAATTCTTATGGTTCCTTCCTCGCTACTCGTATCTTGCTCGGTGTCTGTGAATGTGGAT ACATCCCCGGTGCCCTTTACACCATCTCCACTTTCTACAAGCGATCCGAACTCGGTGGCCGAAACGCTGTCCTTTTCATCGGCAATGTTCTCGTCTCCGGAGTCGGTGGTCTCATGGCTTCCGGCATCTTGCGTCTTAGTGGTGCTTTGAAGCCCTGGCAATACCTCTTTCTTATTGAAGGCtgtctctccatcttctgcttcctcgtcttcttgaCTTTCCTCCCCAACTCCCCCAAGAATCCCCTCCCCCTTTTGTTCAAGCGACTCACCCTCTTCACCCCTAGGGAGCGTGAGATCATTTTGGCCCGTGTCGtcattgatgatgagcacAAGTTTGACACCCACCGTCCTCTTACCCGACAGGAAATCCTCGGTACCCTTGGCAACTGGCGAAACTACCCCCACGTCCTCATGGCTATCAGTCTTATCTCCACCACTGCCGCTATGGGCCAGTATCTTCCTACACTTATCAAAGGTTTCGGTTTCGACACTATCAAAGCCAATGCTTTGTCCTCTGTCGGCGGTTGGATCAGTCTGCTTCTCATGATTACCTACGGTTTCGTCAG CGACAGATTCAAAAACAAGGGCCTTATTGTCATCCTGGGTTGTCTCCCTTATTTGATCTTTTGGATTGCTT TCCAATCCGAGTCATCAACTTCAAATCGATGGGCAAAATACGCCACCTTGACGTTGACCAGCGGCTACTCTGTCTGCTGGCATCCTTTGAACGCCACTTGGCTCTCCCTCAACCAAAAGACTCCACAACAGCGAGCCATCGCCATGGCCATGTTCGTCATGGCTGCCAACCTCGGTGGTCTTATCGGCTCTCAGCTACTCCGCGCAAACGACGCGCCTACTTACCCCACCGGTTTCCGAGTGACTGTCTGCCTCGTCGCTTTCGGTAACGCATGTGCCATTTTCCAGCACTTCCAGTACCGATGGAGCAACAAGAGGAATGAGAAGAAACTCGCTCGTGGTGAAAAATTGAGGGAGGACCGAGTCGCCACGTACATATATTAA
- a CDS encoding enoyl reductase, putative — MVSDSIPQTMKAWTQNGADWLSINQIPVPRLKDNHVLIKVKYAPQNPTDWKHAVSISLPGDVLGCDFAGTIVKLGPNLKVPLKIGDQIAGCVNGGWSNVEGSYAEYAAVESDMCFVVPQGMKPGEAATFGIGWVTAAQTIVHQQGKSFPPGDTKVSGNPWYIIYGASTSVGFFGISLAKALGYRVLGVCSPHSFDVVKSYGADAVVDYHDQKKAIAEALDITNGGVEYALDAISDGDSFKIVIGMMGDKGKQLNCILGVPEEVYKINPKLKVEWTLMHTMWGVEFDWAPRSEEHQIWPVKPKDRAFGEEIFRKTPELIAKYNIRPNPILMRGGFEDIEEGLKDLQNGKISGKKLVIKIA; from the exons ATGGTTTCTGACAGCATTCCCCAAACTATGAAAGCATGGACTCAGAATGGA GCCGACTGGCTATCAATCAACCAAATCCCAGTTCCCCGTTTGAAAGACAACCATGTTCTTATCAAAGTAAAGTATGCGCCTCAG AATCCCACAGACTGGAAACATGCCGTCAGTATCTCCCTTCCGGGGGATGTCCTAGGCTGCGACTTTGCCGGGACGATTGTTAAGCTTGGGCCAAATCTCAAAGTTCCCCTCAAGATCGGTGACCAAATCGCTGGCTGTGTCAATGGGGGATGGTCTAATGTCGAGGGATCATACGCCGAGTACGCCGCAGTTGAAAGTGACATGTGTTTTGTGGTGCCCCAGGGAATGAAACCTGGGGAGGCGGCGACGTTTGGTATAGGATGGGTCACTGCTGCCCAG ACCATCGTCCACCAGCAAGGCAAATCTTTCCCTCCCGGCGACACCAAAGTATCTGGCAATCCCTGG TATATTATCTACGgtgcctccacctctgTGGGTTTCTTCGGCATATCTCTGGCCAAAGCGTTAGGCTACCGCGTTCTCGGTGTCTGTTCTCCTCACTCTTTCGATGTCGTCAAATCTTACGGTGCCGATGCTGTTGTCGATTATCACGACCAGAAAAAAGCGATTGCTGAAGCTCTCGACATCACCAATGGGGGTGTTGAGTACGCGCTTGACGCTATATCCGACGGGGATAGCTTCAAGATCGTAATAGGCATGATGGGTGACAAAGGGAAGCAATTGAACTGCATCTTGGGTGTTCCAGAGGAAGTGTATAAGATCAACCCGAAGCTCAAAGTTGAGTGGACGTTGATGCATACCATGTGGGGAGTA GAATTTGATTGGGCCCCACGTTCTGAGGAACATCAGATATGGCCAGTCAAACCCAAAGACAGAGCGTTTGGAGAGGAAATTTTCAGGAAAACCCCTGAGCTGATCGCCAAATACAATATTCGACCTAACCCAATCTTGATGCGAGGTGGTTTCGAAGATATCGAGGAGGGGCTGAAGGATCTGCAG AATGGAAAGATCTCTGGTAAGAAATTAGTGATTAAGATAGCttga